Genomic DNA from Pygocentrus nattereri isolate fPygNat1 chromosome 11, fPygNat1.pri, whole genome shotgun sequence:
taacttagaACATTTCAGAACCTTTTCTTAGAACCCACCCATTTTTCAAGTGAGTAAAACTATTGGATCATGTGACCGACAGGTGGTTCTTATTGCCCAGGGGTGCCCTGTTAGActgattgtttaaaaatgtgtagcTCTGAATGTCTACTTTGGCTTGATCTGTCAGTTTTTCCTGTGAatactgcatgtgtttgttaaccccttaaatggccatggcccaaagttttattacacgcttctatgacctaagaacagttcaaccagtttgcactgaagtctctgaagtgactgagtaataagccttaatatttaataacattttgaaACTATTGATGTACTAACAATCACATATACAACAGGTTGGCCAaggaaaacaacagcagttGATGACAGAAACACTGTgagagctgtaaaaaaaaatatttgacagCTCTTTTTACCATAAAGCTCATGACTATGTAAGCCACCATATCACTTCTTACAGTTATCATCAGCACCCAAATGAtggttatgtgtgtgtgacttaCACAGACAATGAAAGGAATAGATGATAAACTTGACTATGACTCATGTTAAaggaacaatttttttttttggaaaaaaatagattttttgagTGTTTACATGATTTAAAACTGTTAAGCTTTCGTTTTGCTGGAGGTTTGGCACAACAATTGCCTTACATGGGAGCACAGAACACCATCCAGATCTGAATTCATTATAGACTTGTGAAATAAAACCATCCAAGAACATCACAACCTCAGgttatgaataaaaatcacatattttacatattcaCTAAAAATGCTTGTCAGGAAATCTTGATAGCTGGTATTCAGGCTACAGGAGTTTCAGAGTTCCTCCTATTGAGAAGGGGGTGggcatggggggggggtgacACATGGGCATATATAATGAGCAAAAAAATGTGGAGCAGTAAAATAGTCCTGGCAAAGTTACAAAATTTCACCCATCATGCATTCTGATTTTCCTATGATCTCACCATAAACAATGTAACGCATCATCAGAGCACTGTCACTGGTCCTTCAGGACATTTGAAATGTAAACCATGTCCCATATAACCATGTCTTGGTTgactttgttctttttctgtttgaagTCAAGGGGCCCTTTTCTCCTGGGGCAGTGAAGCAGTCTACCTTTAAAACCCATTTAAGGCACATAAATTTAACAGTTCAGATTTACAGAATTACATCATATTGTTATTATTCCAAGATTGCTTTGCAAGCTCTGAGAACTGGGAAAagttatctctctttttctgagaaaaaaaaccccactgGATTATTCCTTTAATCAGAAGGTGAAATCAAAGGCCAAACGCTCTAACTGTTAACTCCTATGTTAGAGCTGCGGTGCTAATCTAATAAGCCTCTTCAGCAGTGACTGGATGACTGCGTGTCCTCCTGGTAGGTGATAATATCAGCTCTGCTCCCTGCGCAGGGTGAAGTGGGGCTCCTTCTGCCCTCTCACCTCGCTTGCTATTCCCTCACAGCCCCCTCACACAGGTGCCTCCATCAGCACCAAACCCAGCCCTCCCTCACAGCGCGAGCAGCGCCGCTCAGAGAAGTTGCTGCGCTCTGGCTCTGGAGACTGCGCTGCGATGCGCGCTGTGGGCTTTTCGAGGACGCGCGTAAAGGCGCGTTAATGCGCTTACCGGGCACGTCACGCGCCACGGACGGGCGAAGGAGTGAAGGGACGGAGGAGTGCAGGAACAATGGCAGAGGAGAAGCTCTCCCCTGTGGGCACGCACAGCGATGCAGAGCCATGGCGCTGCTGCTGAAGAACTGACCGCTGCTCTCCCACAGCGATGCCGCGCAACCTcacctctcccacacacaccagcagcagcggcagcagcacCGAGTACAACTTCCCCGCGCTCATTTTCGGAGTCCTGTTGATCATCGTGATCATCTGCGGAAACGTGCTCGTGTGCCTGAGCGTGTACGCCGAGAAAGCGCTCAAAACCACCACCAACTACTTCATAGTGAGTCTGGCTGTTGCAGACCTGCTGCTGGCTGTGCTGGTGCTGCCCCTCTTCGTGTACGCAGAGGTAAGAACTTGGGTTTTATGTCTCTACTGTACTCCTACACGTCTGTTCAACTTGTCTCAGAGCTTTTGCTCAATGTTTCTCAGCTCTAGTCCTGGGACTCTCAGCCTGCCCTGCTCAGGGTAGAGTTCTATGGAATAATGATATAACTGTGCAGTGCAGGAGGACTACAAGACTAGAACTAAACTGGCCTAGAAGATAATGGCATATTGTATtctaaagcatttcacatttgAATGTATTTCTCAGCTCTCACCGAATCTGAAGCACACTCTAAACTGCACCTTTTAGGGTACAGACTCTTGTCACTGAAGAGTGACCTCAAGGACATTTTGTTAGGGTCACATATGGTCACACGTTATTTGGGTGGTCCCCtacagatgatctacagatacactattaacaaactttctgttgattatcaacaacattaaggTTAGTATTAGGGTTAGGAGTAAGTGTAGGTTTTgctttgaggttaaggttagagttaggtttaggagtagggaCAGAATCTCTAGTTGTGTTTAgatgtttatttgaatgttagctaaagacagacagagtgtcTACAGTAGACCACATATAGTGTTACCAGGCATATAACCCAAAATGTTGTAACATTTTTGGATATTACaagttttgaaaagaataacagttTAATTGTTACACAGTTGCACCGGCAGGACCATGTcatacctttgagggtacagtttaattacattatttacatttatttacaattacaatgtaattacttttattttgttcataCCTTGTGGGACTCAAGTTTACCTGTTATTGATAACTGAATGCCTGGTGCAGTACATAGCTATTTGTACCCGAATTTGTCTGTGATTTTAAGTACATTCATATATCCATTTGACTCCCCACCTGATTACGCATGTTGACGTGTTGCATAttattttctccagttctataAAACTCCATGCAggttcaacatttgatatgcccACAAACAAGTTCAACCCAAATCTATAGACGCCCTTTATACAATTGGATTCTTTCATGGGTGAATCTATACTCATTCACTTTACTAGATTTTCATACATGATAAAAGATGAGCACAAAACTGCAGCAACCTCGGTATCCAGTGGGCTttacaaaaacatcaacactgaGGTGAATATGTCAGTGTGTTCTAACTCTGACCTGTAGCTCACCTGCACAGCTTCATGCTTTCTCAAGGACTTGACCATGAGCGATGATATGACCCAGGTGCAGGGAAAACGTGAAAGCAGTGTGGGGGTCGCTGATTTAGACTGTTATTTAAGTCTACTGAAACATACTGAGGTCACTTTCCAGACGGGGAATTGACCAATGAACTGTCCCTTCAGTAAATATGACAAGTTGAGTTTTAATCTGAAAATCGTTTGTTTAGCCTTTCAATAGCTTACTTTTAGTGTGTCACTTTGACTTGATAATGACAACAGACACTTCTGAATACTTTTGTAGACTGTAACCCAGCCATAAATGAATTGTGGGAGTGGGATGGCTTGGCCTGTGACACGGGTCAACCTCCTgcagagtgtctgtgtgtgtctgtcaccTCCTGCCCCTTTCCCACCacatcacaacacacaataGACATTGTCTCCTGCACCACAGAGCCcgagaacagaaacagaacacTACTGCAACAATAGCTAACAGCCACTACCAGGACATTCCATTCCCAAAGAGGAGGATTATGAGAACTTGGACCTTGAGTTTTTCCACTCTGGCCTTTTCTAACCTATGGACATGTGAGAAAGTGGAAAGGAGGATGCTTACAGCGTCTGGCAGCTACTTTGACAACACTATCACTGAGTAATCCAGCAGTGATTCCTCATTATCATACTCCACATCTCGTTGCCAAAGGCTCATGCTTTCCACTTGTAGGGCAAATATGGGTTATTGGCATGAGAGAGGAGCCATTACCAAAAACCAATTAAGTGTCTCTCCGCTCCTCGGGCCTCATCATTAAAATGCCATTAAACCCTCTTCTCTGAGTTCTCTATTTTTTACCCCCTtccctttcttcctttttaGATACTGAGAAGCGTTATCAGACCCAAAAATTACCCACTGACTCGAGAGCCTTGGAGTGTGCGTCTGGTCCACTTGCTGTGACCATGCAGAGAAGCTAATAAAGCTCTAAAGATTTCAAACACAACACATCTGCTGCTGTGCAAGCAGGGGAGCTGGGAAAGTgaatgagaggaaaaaagggaCAAGGACAGAGTGAAAAATAAAGTAAGGGTGAAAAAATGATAGACTGAAACACATGTATGTGGTTTCTCTATGTTGCAGTTTCAGGATGGAGTCTGGTCACTGAACATGACTATCTGTGATGGCCTGATGACCATGGATGTGATGCTGTGCACTGCCTCTATATTCAACCTCTGCGCCATCAGCATCGACAGGTTGGTTTGAGAGTGAGAACTTCTGTCTCAACTAACTGTACTGCTCAGTAAGGCTGCAAAGTGAGAGGTAAATGTCAATGATttcagaaatgacaaaaatatatttttagtctACAGAGGTTGCCTTTGGACTCATTTACAAACTCTCCTGACGACATCTGTCTTTACATGATGTACATCAGTAAAAGAATTCAGCCCAAGACATTGTTCAAGGTTAAATAAATTAGCAAAAAGGTCTCCTCATGCATTAAGCTGCTAGTGAGCAGCGGGAGGTTATCATGGGGAGATTGTGAGTTCAATCTCTGGTGATACCACAGCCATCAAAAGAGCATAACTGGGTTTGCTCTCTCTAGGTGGGTAGGACGGGCCCTTCGCCACATCACTTAACGTGAAGTGGTCGTCTATTAGCAAATATCACAGAATTGGTACTTAGTGTTCTCATCTAAGCGCACTGTAGTGTCCTATGACGTTGTATTAGCGCCAGTTTAAAAAGATGCTGTGGTGCTTCACATGACTCagaagaagtagtagtagtatcatgTGACTGAGGGAGTGCTAGCTAGTGAGTAGAATTGGACATGTCTAAATGGGGAGAAATCTGGGGGCAAAAAAGCCAAAAAGGGTGGGGGTGAAATGAGAACCCCCTGTTGTGACTTCTGGTTTTCCTATACAtttacatcaaaatatatttaatcaaAAATACATGCTTAGTTCAACCAAAGGACCTCCAAAACCGGCAGGAATTGCATTTTACTGTTTTGGtcaaaaagagtaaaaaatgCTATATAAGAAAATCACATTCTGttcatacatttttaagtgGTGGGTTTCTGTTGTCTATTTGAGCTTTTTTTGAGAACTGAGAACTGAACTGAGAACTGACATGTTTGACAATCATATCAGCGTTTGACTAAAACTGTATAAACCTGTTCATTTTTCTTGACCAATTAAAACTGgggaggcagtcgtgggctggaggttagggaatcagccctgtgactggaaggttgccagttcgatcccctcagctgacaatctgtgactgaagtgcccttgatcaaggcacctaacccccagttgctccccgggcaccgtggatagggctgccctctgtgccgggcaagtgtgctcactgccccctagtgtgtgtgttcactagcatgcatgtatgtgtgtgtttcactgcatggatgggttaaatgcagaggtctaatttcacagtgtgcaaacacagtgacaaatggttcagtATTTACTTAGGTTGGTGATCAGAATTTTAGCCCATACAAATGGCTATCAGTATCACtgacaaaaatgtcatttcGGTCAAGCTCTAGTGTGAATTGACAGGGCAAGAGATTGGCCAATTTCCCAGATGTCTGGGAACTGCTGTCAATAACATCTGCGTTTTCCTTGCTGCAGGTTCATCGCGGTGTCTGTCCCACTCAACTACAACCGCAAGCATGTGGACCATCGGCAGATTGTCCTGCTGTCAGCCACGTGGATCCTCGCACTAGCCGTGGCTTCACCTGTGCTCTTCGGCATCAATGATGTGCCAAACCGGGACCACAGAGAATGCAAACTGGAAGACAACAACTACATCGTCTACTCATCGGTATGTTCCTTTTTCGTGCCATGCCCCATCATGCTGATGCTCTACTGCGGAATATTCAGGGGCCTCAGAAAGTGGGAGGAGGCAAGGAAAGCCAAGCTGAAGAGGGGCATACAGGCCTGTCAGAAGCTTCAGGAGGCTGCAGCATCTCTACCGCCACTGGCTTCTCTACCGCCCCCACTGCCCCCCATCATAGAAAAAGACTTCTCAGACATAAACCTGGAAGAACTGGACCAAGACCCAGACCCAATAGACCACTATCCCACAGAATGTAAGGACGGGCCTGTGAATTCACTGTCCTACCCTGATGGAGCTTACAACCAGAATCAGAACCAGGAGAGGAAGAGGGCAAAGATTAATGGGAGGGAGAGGAAGGCCATGAGGGTTCTTCCTGTCGTAGTGGGTGAGTGTGTTATCTCTTATCTCTACATGAGTGATCTACAAGTTTGCAAGGAATTTTAGTGCCTGTGTCATGATCATCAAGTGTGTGGAATCTGGCCAAAAATGAACTTATTAAAAGGCCATAACCGACACTTTTCTTGAACTTAACTTTTCCTTGTGAAATCCACTTAAAGCAtctctgtgattttatgtactaaaaacagttaaaatttatttaaacaaaatgtttgaCTTACTCTGACTcaaagactgatatatgtaaatgagcttagTTATGATTGTTTTCCCTTTACTGTGCCATGCAGAAACATTCCTTGTGTATAATATGAGCATGACTGGGTTGacctaacctgctgtaggctggagaggtggatatatataaataagttgGTTTTCGTTCATTTGTTTCataatattcattaaaaaattgtgtgtttttttcaggGATTTTGTCTGAAGATTTCTGAAATTTCTTCTCAGTCTCAGTCCTGGGGAAGCAagattgtttttgtatttgttctgctctaacacacctgtaTCTGATGACTGACTTTATTAGTGTAGAATTAGTGTTAGCTGGAGAGAGTTGTTCAGGACTTGGAACACATACCTCAAGCGTACATATTTGCAAGATTTCAATTTAACTGGACTTTAGACTAGATTATAAAGACAAAAATCTTGTTTTCTTATAATCTTTGATCATAGTAAGTGACTCTTGGCTGCCACAAGCATAATAACCAATAATATCTATGCCCACCTATCATAGAGCAAGAACATTCAGCTACCTCAGAGATCCTCCCTGATATTGTGTTTCATTTGGAAATATGTCAAAGTacataatgaaaatgtgttatcaTTTCTAATTCcgaatattaataatattgtttTTGCATGTGAAAAGTTACACTGTTATGTTAGATCAGACAGTTATTTTGCTGTTTAATAGGATTAACATAAGCATGGTGGCAAATTTTGCACACAGACCAACTCAGtagcattttaaaatggaaagCTAATATAATCTGTAAGACAAAGGAACAGTTGCATGCAGGGAATGCATTGGTGGGCACACCAGTTGTCTTCAGGTTTTACCTCAACATGAGGTTGTTACTATTGTCACTAGCATTCTGTTATTAGGCCTAGACTTAGACCTATGCCTAAATGTAAATTTGAacctttaaatacattttagtggACCTGATTACTTGTTGCATTGTTTTGTTAACTGACCTTTTTAAACCTTGTTTTTAGATCATGCAAAATGTTGTGAACATAAATACAGGGCACATACAGTGAAATAGGGAGGACTCTTCTGTGCCACATTCACTAATCATGCCACTTAAATCCTCCAATCCTATTATGATGTAACCTTCATCTTAGGCCTGACGCACAGGTCAGCCATGCTAAGCTAGGACGCAGGTTAACACACGCGAGCATGcaagcacacacgcacaccagCTCAGCAGGGGACTGAGGAAGAGTCCCTCTAATGCCAGGCTATATTTGTACTCCTCAGTGTCTGCTTTTGTCTGTGTCTGAGGGGTGAAGtgaggaggaggtggtggggggggggtctccACCATGAGCGTGCATGGTGAAGCATTGGTAAGAAGCTCAGGCCACAGCAGGTTAATTTATCAACCTCAAACAGAGAGTATACTTTTGAACAGAAAGTCAAACTGAATGCAGTCTGACTCCAGGCTTGTGCTGTCAGGCTGTGTCTAACAGTGTGTAACTGCCCCATGCAGTGTGCTGTGGCACTGATATAAATGTGCAGTAACGTCAGGGGAAGTCTGAAAAGCATTCCTCATTCCGTGTAGAGGTGCTCCCGCTGTCCCAACTCTCTTCTCCCCTCATCCTTCCACCCCTTCACTCCTCCCTGTCCTGTATGATGGAGTGATGATGGTCTTCAGCAGTTGACAACAGGCAGTGGGACAGACAGCTGGTCCATAATTTATAAAGTGAGGATGACTGAGTCACAGGCTGTCAGTCGTATTCCCCTTTCAGGAACTGCTCTGTAATGAAAGCAAATCAATTCTTGAAGCCTAATTTTCTAGCCTGACTACTTCTTGGAGACAATTTGTCACTGGTATGAGAAATCTCTTTAGCatttttccctccttttttaAAGCTGAAGTCTTTTGGCTTTTACTGAGCATGCAATATTAAAAGGAAATCACAGCGGGTATCTTGCTTAGAACAGGAAGCTCTTCAAGATGTTTCATGAATTAGACCACAATTATGCTTTTTGCTATTCTACACCTCTTAGACACCTCTTAACTATGCTGGCTTAACAGAGTCGTTGCAATGGAATCCCTGGTGGTTgcttaggtgttgctaggccattgatATGGTATTCCAGgaggttgctaagatgttgccaGGCCATATGCAGCACACTGCATAGTTGCTAAGGTGacgctaggccattgctatggaatcccaggagGTTGCTCATGAAGGTGTTTACATATATGTAATAGTACGTACTGcagcctgtttttaatgtcTATGAGGGGCCATGTGAGAGATTAGTGACAGTATTTGTTGCAGTTAGATTTGAACTTTCTCAACACTCCTTTCTGCCATTCGTTTCCTTCGTGTTTGCATGAAAGTGGTATGAAAAGTGTATATGTGATCGGGCCCAGAAGCACATGCATTTCCATACAGACTCTATGATTCTGCAGTATTTGGTGGTTCTAATGCAAAAACctgtgaaaacagtacaaaacagGTAAATAAAGCAtagattaataaaaataataaacaacaataaatttGCTTTGTTAAGCCAACTAAATGACAAATATGAAATCATAACCAGCACTATTAGTGTTTACTGTTCAGAGTATAACTACGTAAATATACTCTCACTGagcaattcaattcaagtttatttatatagcgctttttacaacaaggttgtcacaaagcagctttacagaaacacaggtccacgcctcttatgagcatcaccacagtgaagccaattttgtggtgactacagtggtaaggaaaaactccctttaagaggaagaaaccttagaagggaccaaggctcagtccgaggaacccaacccccgtgggtcgacccgcacagaagaaacagaacagaaacaagaacaacagtacaaagagagtgcaaaaagatggctggaacgctggaaccacgaatggggcacctccagacaggccaacggggcatctcgacacatgtgagagagatagagagagagaacggagtgggagggaagaaagataggttagaagagttgtgttaatctctgttgagcgggacagggccgattccagagtgctgcaaacacgaatcggcacctccagacaggccaaccgaacatctcgacgcatgcgagagagacagagagagagaacagagtgggagggaagaaaaagaggttagAATGGTTTTATACTTTGCTGAAGAGCGGGGCACGCCTGTGAAAAAGCACAGGGACCCTAGATGGACACCTccagacagcagctcaggaCATGAGGAGCACTTTATTAGCAACATATATAGACTTACTCATTCATGCAATTATTTAATCAGCCAATCGTGTGGCATCAGTGCAGTACAAAGAAACATGTAGATACAGGCCAGCAGCCTCAGGTAATGTTCAGATCAATCACCAGAATGGGGGAAAAGGGACCATGGCATGACTTTTGGTGCCAGATAGGGTGGTTTGACTATTTTTATAACTGCTGATCTTCTGTGCTTTTCACGCATACCAGTCACTAGAGTTCACtcagaatggtgcaataaagaaaatcaTCCAGTGAGTGCCTGCGGACGGAAATTGATGAGAAAGGTCAAGCTGACAGAAACGCTACAGTACATCAGATAACCTCTCTGTACAAttgtggtgagcagaaaagcatctcagaatacATAACATGTTGAACCTTAATGGagtacaacagcagaagaccacattgGGTTCCATTTCTGCCAACTGACAACAGAAAGCTGAACCTGCAGTAAGAACAggatcaccaaaactggacaattGAAGACATAGAAAAATAacctggtctgatgaatcttgatttctgctgaaaaacaaaaaaaaaaaaaaagagccagTATTTGGTGCCAACAGCAT
This window encodes:
- the drd4a gene encoding dopamine receptor D4a, whose protein sequence is MPRNLTSPTHTSSSGSSTEYNFPALIFGVLLIIVIICGNVLVCLSVYAEKALKTTTNYFIVSLAVADLLLAVLVLPLFVYAEFQDGVWSLNMTICDGLMTMDVMLCTASIFNLCAISIDRFIAVSVPLNYNRKHVDHRQIVLLSATWILALAVASPVLFGINDVPNRDHRECKLEDNNYIVYSSVCSFFVPCPIMLMLYCGIFRGLRKWEEARKAKLKRGIQACQKLQEAAASLPPLASLPPPLPPIIEKDFSDINLEELDQDPDPIDHYPTECKDGPVNSLSYPDGAYNQNQNQERKRAKINGRERKAMRVLPVVVGAFLFCWTPFFVVHTMRALCEDCDIPSSLISIATWLGYVNSALNPIIYTVFNTEFRKFFKKFLPKCC